A genome region from Flavobacterium sp. includes the following:
- a CDS encoding leukotriene A4 hydrolase C-terminal domain-containing protein: protein MKKLVLAALFLTAIACQKKESTEKTTAIVDEHSYSKPELAVAKHLDLDIKVDFDTQTISGKASWTIDNISKGNEIIFDENTLNITKVTLGDDEKETKFELGKDVEFHGKPLHITIEPNTTKVNIYYNTTKDGVALQWLKPEQTADKKKPFVFSQGESVWSRTWIPCQDSPGIRFTYNAKVTVPKDLLAVMSAVNPQKKNDTGVYTFKQDKAIPSYLMAIAVGDIEFQAIDKRTGVYAEPSMLKKSAWEFAELGNMVNAAEKLYGPYRWGRYDVLVLPPSFPYGGMENPNLTFLTPGVIAGDRSLTSLLAHELGHSWSGNLVTNATWDDIWLNEGFTTYVEHRIGEAIFGKKEFDMQNVITNKDLVDNVAEYGDTNPDTRLKVSLTGRNPDDGISQIPYVKGYSFLRVIENAVGRDKFDPFIKNYFDSHAFQSITTEDFVKYLNENLIKGDKALADKIQLDNWIYKPGIPSNILPVSSAEFDAIDAIQKSWRETGVTGLSKKITTTAEKQHFIDHLPADITAKEMEAIDKEFNFTKGGNFIIKRQWFVQAIRHQYKAADPAIEQFLIGISRTGSVMMLYKEMVKTPEGKVWAKQIFDKAKSGYHATTIQAVEGVLK, encoded by the coding sequence ATGAAGAAACTAGTTCTTGCCGCTTTGTTTCTGACGGCTATAGCCTGCCAGAAAAAAGAAAGTACAGAAAAAACTACTGCTATTGTTGATGAACACAGCTATTCTAAACCAGAACTTGCTGTTGCAAAACATCTTGATCTTGATATCAAAGTCGATTTTGACACTCAAACCATTTCAGGAAAAGCGTCATGGACTATTGATAACATCAGCAAAGGAAATGAGATAATCTTCGACGAAAACACTTTAAATATTACCAAAGTAACTTTAGGTGATGACGAAAAAGAAACAAAATTTGAGCTTGGAAAAGATGTCGAATTTCATGGAAAACCGCTTCATATTACAATTGAGCCAAATACAACTAAAGTAAATATTTACTACAACACAACTAAAGATGGTGTTGCATTACAATGGCTAAAACCAGAACAAACGGCAGACAAAAAGAAACCTTTTGTTTTTTCTCAGGGAGAAAGCGTTTGGTCACGTACGTGGATTCCTTGTCAGGATTCGCCAGGAATTCGTTTTACTTACAATGCAAAAGTTACAGTTCCTAAAGATTTATTGGCGGTTATGAGCGCAGTAAATCCACAGAAGAAAAACGATACTGGCGTTTACACTTTCAAACAAGACAAAGCGATTCCATCTTATTTAATGGCTATTGCCGTTGGAGATATCGAATTTCAAGCTATCGACAAGAGAACCGGAGTTTACGCAGAACCATCAATGCTGAAAAAATCGGCTTGGGAATTTGCCGAGCTTGGCAATATGGTCAATGCCGCTGAGAAATTATACGGACCATACAGATGGGGACGTTACGATGTATTGGTTTTACCTCCAAGTTTCCCTTATGGCGGAATGGAGAATCCAAATTTAACTTTCTTAACTCCGGGAGTAATCGCAGGAGATCGCTCTCTGACAAGTTTATTGGCGCATGAATTAGGCCATAGCTGGAGCGGAAATTTAGTTACAAACGCTACATGGGATGATATTTGGTTAAACGAAGGTTTTACTACTTATGTTGAACACAGAATTGGCGAAGCTATTTTTGGAAAGAAAGAATTTGACATGCAAAACGTTATTACCAACAAAGACCTGGTTGACAACGTTGCCGAATATGGTGATACAAATCCTGACACAAGATTAAAAGTAAGTCTTACAGGGAGAAATCCTGATGATGGTATCAGCCAGATTCCTTACGTTAAAGGATATTCATTTTTAAGAGTTATTGAAAACGCTGTGGGACGTGATAAATTTGATCCGTTTATTAAGAATTACTTCGATTCTCATGCATTTCAATCTATTACAACAGAAGATTTTGTTAAGTATTTAAACGAAAATCTTATTAAAGGAGACAAAGCTTTAGCAGATAAAATCCAATTAGACAACTGGATTTACAAACCGGGAATTCCGTCAAATATTCTTCCTGTAAGTTCAGCAGAATTTGATGCTATTGACGCGATTCAAAAAAGCTGGAGAGAAACCGGCGTTACTGGTTTAAGCAAAAAAATCACAACTACTGCCGAAAAACAGCATTTTATAGATCATCTTCCTGCTGATATTACAGCAAAAGAAATGGAAGCAATTGATAAAGAATTCAACTTTACAAAAGGTGGTAATTTCATTATCAAACGTCAATGGTTTGTTCAGGCAATTCGTCATCAGTACAAAGCTGCCGATCCGGCAATTGAACAATTTTTGATTGGAATCAGCAGAACAGGATCTGTAATGATGCTTTATAAAGAAATGGTTAAAACTCCGGAAGGAAAAGTTTGGGCTAAACAGATTTTTGACAAAGCAAAATCTGGTTATCATGCGACAACTATTCAGGCAGTTGAAGGTGTTTTGAAATAA
- a CDS encoding 2-oxo acid dehydrogenase subunit E2, translating into MAIKVTMPRLSDTMTEGTVATWLKKVGDKVSEGDILAEIETDKATMEFESFNEGTLLHIGIQAGETAPVDSLLAIIGNEGEDISALLAGGAAAAEAPKADAPAAEAKTETAAPAKAAAELPKGVVVVTMPRLSDTMTEGTVATWLKKVGDTVAEGDILAEIETDKATMEFESFNAGTLLYIGIQEGNTAPVDSLLAIIGPAGTDISGIADNFTAGGAATASAPAAEETKAAPAAAQATEAVAETSSNGGRILASPLAKKIASDKGIQLSQVKGSGENGRIVKSDIENFTPSAQAQTTTSAPAAKQETAAPAAKIFVPAGEVYTEEIKNSQMRKIIAKRLSESLFTAPHYNLVIEVSMDEAMQARTAINSVPDTKVSFNDMVIKACALALKKHPKINSTWKEDAIIINHHVNIGVAVAVEDGLVVPVLKFTDAMSLSQIGGAVRDLAGRAKNKKLGPQEMEGSTFTVSNLGMFGITEFNSIINQPNSAILSVGAIVEKPVVKNGQIVVGNTMMLSLACDHRTIDGATGAQFLQTLKQYIESPVTMLA; encoded by the coding sequence ATGGCAATTAAAGTAACTATGCCTCGTTTGAGCGATACTATGACGGAAGGAACGGTAGCAACATGGCTTAAAAAAGTAGGCGACAAAGTAAGCGAAGGTGATATCTTAGCTGAAATTGAAACAGATAAAGCAACAATGGAGTTCGAATCTTTTAACGAAGGAACTCTTTTACATATCGGAATTCAGGCTGGAGAAACTGCTCCGGTTGATTCATTATTAGCCATCATTGGTAACGAAGGAGAAGATATTTCTGCTCTTTTAGCTGGTGGTGCTGCTGCTGCCGAAGCTCCAAAAGCGGATGCTCCAGCTGCTGAAGCAAAAACTGAAACTGCTGCTCCTGCAAAAGCTGCAGCTGAATTACCAAAAGGTGTTGTTGTAGTAACAATGCCTCGTTTGAGTGATACAATGACAGAAGGTACAGTGGCAACCTGGTTGAAAAAAGTGGGCGATACTGTAGCTGAAGGAGATATTTTAGCCGAAATTGAAACTGACAAAGCTACTATGGAGTTTGAGTCTTTCAATGCCGGAACATTATTATACATCGGAATTCAGGAAGGAAACACTGCTCCTGTTGACAGTTTATTAGCTATCATTGGACCTGCAGGAACTGACATCTCTGGAATCGCTGATAACTTTACTGCCGGAGGCGCTGCAACTGCTAGTGCTCCTGCTGCAGAAGAAACAAAAGCTGCTCCTGCTGCTGCACAAGCTACAGAAGCTGTTGCTGAAACTTCTTCAAATGGAGGAAGAATTTTAGCTTCACCATTAGCTAAGAAAATTGCTTCTGACAAAGGAATTCAATTATCACAAGTTAAAGGATCTGGAGAAAACGGACGTATCGTAAAAAGCGATATCGAAAACTTTACTCCATCTGCACAAGCACAAACTACAACTTCTGCACCAGCCGCTAAACAAGAAACTGCTGCTCCTGCTGCAAAAATATTTGTTCCTGCGGGAGAAGTTTACACAGAAGAGATCAAAAACTCTCAAATGCGTAAAATCATTGCTAAACGTTTATCTGAGTCATTATTTACAGCTCCTCACTACAACTTAGTGATCGAAGTAAGTATGGACGAAGCTATGCAGGCAAGAACTGCTATCAACAGCGTTCCTGATACAAAAGTGTCTTTCAACGATATGGTAATCAAAGCTTGTGCTTTAGCATTGAAAAAACACCCAAAAATCAACTCTACCTGGAAAGAAGATGCTATCATCATCAACCACCACGTAAACATTGGTGTTGCTGTAGCTGTTGAAGACGGATTAGTTGTTCCTGTATTGAAATTTACTGATGCCATGAGTTTATCTCAAATTGGCGGCGCAGTAAGAGATCTTGCCGGAAGAGCTAAAAACAAAAAACTTGGGCCACAAGAAATGGAAGGAAGTACTTTTACAGTATCTAACCTTGGTATGTTTGGTATCACTGAATTCAATTCAATTATCAACCAGCCAAACTCTGCCATCCTTTCTGTAGGCGCAATTGTTGAGAAACCAGTAGTTAAAAACGGTCAAATCGTAGTTGGAAACACAATGATGTTATCATTAGCTTGTGATCACAGAACAATTGACGGTGCAACTGGCGCTCAGTTCTTACAAACATTAAAACAATACATCGAAAGTCCAGTTACAATGTTGGCATAA